CGATGCACTTCAGCAAAGACTTTGTCCAGAGTGGCGAGGCTGAGTAAGTATGTTAAATACCAAGGGCCCTCAAATTGACCAGCCCTTATTAATGAGTTTCTGCTAGGCCTCCATCATTTtattctccttctcgttCTTCCTTGTCAAGACTCGAACATGAGGTGCTTCTTTGGTGGAGGTACTTTACGTAGAGAGAGGCGAGGAGAGGGTTTTTAAGATAGTGCCCAAGATAGGGCTACTTCGGAATGACCTGCAAGTGACTGACACCGGATTGTAAAGAGGAAAACGCAATCTTCGGCTATCAATAAAATGGGACGATATTATTCACGCCTGAAATAGCATTGTAAAGTAACGTAGATGACTCTTTGGCCGTGGTTGAATGTGGTAACGCCTTGTTTCGGTATCCGGTATTCGCAGCGTTGACAAATAAGAGACTCCGAAATCCGAGACGCCACGTTTTTTCTCCCACCTGAGCCACATATGCAGCCACAGCCGGCGGACTGCATCGTCATCTACAGCACAAGCTTAAACTTGGATTTCACCTTTCGGTTGCTTTTACTCGTGATTGCCCCGAGCCTTTTctctgttttcttcttctttctttttctgaTACAAACTGTGCCAATCAGAGACCACTGTGGTGCCCTACCAGGAGAATGCAGCCTCTGTCTATGTCTTGAACTTCTCGGATACCGCATATAGCCAGCTCATCATGGACGACAGTTCAACTCCCCTCGCTTCCCTCTCCGTCACCCACGTCTACTACGTAAGTTTCACACCTACACACGAAGACCTACAAATAACAATCACAAATAGGACCCCAACGACCATGTCTCCCTCGCCTGCGCCTACCTCGCCCTCCTCCCCCAAGCCCTATGCGTCGTTTACGCCACGCTCGTCCTTTTTACCCGCGAGGTCGAAGTCGCCTTGATGTTTCTCGGTCAACTTGCCTGCGAGGTGCTCAACTTTGCCTTGAAACGGCTGATAAAAGAAGAGCGTCCGCGTCGCATACACGGCAAGGGCTACGGCATGCCTAGTTCCCACGCACAATTCGTTGCCTTCTGGAGTGTCTCCCTGGCTCTGTTCCTGCTTGTCCGCCACAAGCCGCCTCGTGTACATCAGGTTCGTGCAGAAAGTGGTTTGCACCGGCCGTGGAGCGTTCTCGAGAGAGTTGCTGTGAGTGTAGCTGGGGCGGCGATTGCGGCGGCGACGGCATGGAGCAGAGTGTACTTGAACTACCATACCCCTAAACAGGTCGTTGTGGGTAGTGTTGCAGGTGTCATAAGCGCTCTCGGTTGGTTCCTTATTGTTGCTGCTGTGAGTCAAACCGGCTGGTTAAACTGGGCTCTAGAGACGCCTTTTGGCGAGAGCTTTTCAGAGTTAGGTATCTTTGTACTGAAGAGGACATGTGGTCACGCTGGTTTGNNNNNNNNNNNNNNNNNNNNNNNNNNNNNNNNNNNNNNNNNNNNNNNNNNNNNNNNNNNNNNNNNNNNNNNNNNNNNNNNNNNNNNNNNNNNNNNNNNNNNNNNNNNNNNNNNNNNNNNNNNNNNNNNNNNNNNNNNNNNNNNNNNNNNNNNNNNNNNNNNNNNNNNNNNNNNNNNNNNNNNNNNNNNNNNNNNNNNNNNNNNNNNNNNNNNNNNNNNNNNNNNNNNNNNNNNNNNNNNNNNNNNNNNNNNNNNNNNNNNNNNNNNNNNNNNNNNNNNNNNNNNNNNNNNNNNNNNNNNNNNNNNNNNNNNNNNNNNNNNNNNNNNNNNNNNNNNNNNNNNNNNNNNNNNNNNNNNNNNNNNNNNNNNNNNNNNNNNNNGCCTCTAAGTCAACTCTTGACCCTTGACGACTATGTACTCTACCCGTCTCTGGCCCAGCCCTTGAGCCTTGTCGGCTATGCATTCTGCCAATCTCTGGTACGACCCTAGAGCTCTGACGGCTGGCAAGTCTGCTTGGCTCTCCCATACTTCTTGAGCACTGTCGGCTATGAGCTCTTACAGAACTGACTGATCCAGCCCTGGGATTATGTGAGGCTGAGGCGGGCGTTTTCTCCTGAGGGCTATATACAGCGGAACTGAGAGTTGTCTCCGGCGGAGTATTCATACCCGCACTGAGAGGAACTGGTGGGAAGTTCCTTTCTCGGATAGtctctcatcaaagttgTCCTGGATCTTGTACCTAGTGCTCTCGCCTGGGACATCGACGATGGCAATGGCCAAGTGGACTCGTTTTTCTTGGGAAGATCCTTACTGTACTGTTGGGACAGTCGAGGTTGTGTACTTGGTTTGTATTTGTGTCTAGTTTGAGCTCCGGCTTGGCAGGGCGCATATCACCGATGTTGGAAAGGCGCAGGCCAATCTGCACAGTTGCAGTCGAGAGCATAGAAGCACCACTTGACCGGAATCTTTTATCCGGTAGACGAAGGGCAGGCGGTGCAAGAAGTTCGTCAGCTAAGTTTTGAAGCGCTGGCGTTTTTTTGGGTGTAGAATCTTTGTAGGTTGTTGTCGGCAAAAGGATGGGTGACTTGGGTGGCTCGGCTTTGGGGAAAATGCTGTACATGCTCCTCTTGAAGTTTTTGATGGACTCCTTTGATGACGTCCGTACGGGTTTCGGTACGGTTGGAAGACCGCCTGAATTACGCATACTTCCCAAGCGCAGGGGCTTCAGGCCACGGTTGAGGAAGTCCTTGCGTGCACCAAACACTTTGTCTTCCACTCTGTCGTCCAGCGTCAgatcttctttgctttcaGCCTTGCGAACCAGCTTGGGAAGATCAAGAGGCTGTAGCATCGCAGACCCAGGGGTTGGGGGCTCTTGATCCTGGTCATCACCCCATTTTCTGAAACCCTGAGACGCTTCAATGTCGTCATCAGAACAACCGGTTGGGGATCTGCTTGATCGCAAGAAGAGATAAAGACAGCCAAGCAATAGTCCTGACATGTTCATTACAACTGTTCCGATCATGTTCAGTGTCATTGACGTCTCATCTGCTGCTCCTGTATCTCGGAACGCCGTATTGTAGAAGAATGTTATCTGCAAAGTCTGTTCGGAATTAGTACAAGCTATCACTTTCAGATCCATACTTACATATGATATCACGGCAATTATCATATGGTACACCATGCGAGATGCCTCATCCCTCTCAGCAATGCGCATTCGGGCACCAGTATGAAGCTTGAAGCATATAACACCGCACTCAATGAGAACTATCAGGATGACGGTGAGTAAAACCCCAAAACATCCGGCATCGTACCGATGTAGGAAAGATATCAAACTGGCAAAGCAAAACTCCGATGGCAGAACAGCAAAGGTTATGGAGAACACGATGAGCAACAAGGTACCGATGGTTACTAGACAGGCAAGGGTGTTGAATTTGCCACGGAAGGGGAATATGCTCGGCCTCGTGATACGGATTGTCAACTCCAGCCCGAACAACATCTGAATGAAGGGTACGATGAAGAAAGCTAAATTGGATTAGTATCTTCAAGTGAAAGCTCATTATTCTTTCAACATACCTAGCAGCATCATTCGCGATATCGTGGCACACCCAAGGATCATAAGTGACTCGAGTCCCTTGGCTTGAGCGGTAGCATACACAATTCCCTGAACTACAATGCCCAAAGAAAGTACGAAGGGGTAAACATCTCGTCCTTTGACTAGCCGAAGCCAAGACGACCTATGAGTGACTGTGAGAAAAAAATCTTGCGGATCGGGAAATGCAGTACATACTTGAAGTCCCATATCGGTTCGACTTGTTTTAGTGTTCTCCATGATCGCAGAAGAATACTGATAGTAACTGCGAATGCTACTATCACGTTGAAAACTGATAGGACGATGATTGAGGTGCGGACGGAGCCAGCTGCAGCAAACTTGAGTTCGTTATCCCATTTTGATGTAGAATTTGCCTGGAACTGAAAGCCGGTCGAGTCCATCGTCGGGTCGttgtccatgttgttgtCGTTTTCTGATCAAATTCGAGGTGTTTGTCAAGTAAAGGGCAGGCGTTAAGCCTTCACAGTGCCGGCACCGCGTTGTCCTTCTTTGTAGACCTAGTTTCCCATGTCGATGTCGAGGTCGTATGAAAGTATCGAAAGAGGGCTAGGATGCCAAAGGAAAAGGACAAATGATGAATGAATTGGAAGAGCACCGAGATATGATAGCAGGAATCAGAATGACCTCCAGGCGTATACTTGGTCAATTGAAAGCAGAGCAAAGTTTGAGAAGCAGTAGATAGATGATCAAACACACGAGATGTACCGTAAAAATGAAATACAATGAAATGGAAATGGCACCTGGCCTGTGGCAAACGAATGTAAGATTgaaaaacaagaaaagaaacgaaGATCAGACAAGCACCAACTGGGTGGGAGGAGACTGAGGCAATGGAGGCGATATAGGACTTGATATCTCGAATTGAGGGCAAATCACATCGAGCGGGAACGCAGATTGCCCTAGATCCGGCGAGCTTGGTGACCCCTGCGCGACTCAGAAATCTCCAAAGAACAAGGATCAAGCTGCTTCATGACGGAGCTTGGTAGCATTGAAGCTGTCGCCCCTGAGAGATGGTAGTGAAGAATGGTAGCCAAGCGAGCCAAGCCAGGCCCTTGATGTGGGCTAGAGGCATTTCCCGCATTAGAGCGAGAAGGGTATTGTTTCACCCGTGTAGATTGGGTTTCTGGGATGCTGATTCTCGAATACGCTGACGAAATCGGTGTAAGAGAATGCTACTCCACCACGAGATTGAGTTCTTTGGACTCGATCATCTGTGCCATTCTCACTTGAGCTTTGATGGTGATCAACCTCAAATGGAAGCCACAACTGAactgcttctcaaggtccTCCTGATAGTGATACTTCACCACTGagtgagcttcttgaaagaGTGCTCTGAGGGCGGCGAAAAGCGCCGGTTcgaagaggctgaagcaTTGTTGTTACAGAGTCAAGTTTCGTCGGGTTGTAAGAGGCAGGAGTTCAAGGGAAGCAAACGGTGGGGTTAATCCGCATATGGGCTAGCGTCCACGTTTGTCCGTTTTGTGCAACTACGCCGTGGATTTAAAACAAGAAGGAAACATGGATTAGCGAAGGATCCCCTTTAGCATGAGAGCTAACGAGACAATGACTAAAGGGCCAATAGCTTAGACGAGGGCCATTTCCTCTTTTGGAACAGAGGGTTTGAGATTACAATGGCAGGTCACACGGATCCTGCTGGTGCCGAAGGCGGGGAGAACGGCTGGCCACGAGACGATGGATACAGGGACGTTTCGCAAGGTTCAGAGCTTGCACCCGGTAACAGATCTGTCAACGGAACCATGCAAACGTCTAAAAACTACCTGCACAGTGAGAGAACACTAGCTGGCTAGCTTGCAGCTGGAAGCGAGTCAATTTCATTGAGAGCCTTGTCTAGACCTCTCTAGCATCTGTCTGTATCTGCGGACCCGGTGGTTGGTTCTCCATTTTGTTGTTTCAAGCCTTTCCACTTTATCTTTGAAACCCATAGCTCTGTAAGCGAGGACAGCCAGACAGGGTCAAGGTTCAAATGCCGAACTCTTGGCAGTTCGTGTACCTGGTTCTCTAGCAGCTATCGACTCGTAAATTGACAAGTCTTATGCGTCTATTCTTATTAAGAATACCGAGTCGTCCGTCCGGGAGCATGTTGGATTGGGGAAGAGCACGCATCCAAGTGGAGGATGTACTGTGTTTAATATAACTGTGAAGAACCCATAGATCTGTGGAATGAGGAGAAGTTTCATGAGCATCTAGCCCTAGACTAGTACAGTATTAGATATCGACTTGATGGCGAGTTTCTAATGGTTAGTCACATTCAGAGAGCTTCCTTGGTCTATTAGTTTATACTTATGTGGGTTTCACTCCCCACGCCTGTTGATGGGGAGATAGGGAACGTCAAGGCTTTTATCTTCAGGGTTAGAAGATACTTGGATAAGTTTAGGACAGCTTGGACAGCTTTAGTATATACTCGGTAAGCCTTTTGATTAAATCATTTCAGCATCCGGATTATATGCCATACTGTGTAAGTCTTTGTTGTTTTCTAGGCATTAGTCTATCATGGATTGTCCACTCTTTACTGTTTCCTCACACGTCGGGGCTAGAAGTATAATGAAGTGAGAGATGTTTCCTCCTCAAACAGTTACTCCCGGAAAGAGCCTGGACTATAGCTATGGGTGCTATAGCAGACAGTCAGTGGCTTGCGAAGCGTTTGATTAGAAAGGCTTAATGGTTGGTATCAGCTACAAGAAGCACCCCAGTATTTATATGTGATCTCGTGTCTAGAATACCTGCTCTTCATCCTATCTTCTTGTAATGGATGCTTAAAACGAAGGTGTTACTGAGTGCTAAGCATGGGGTACGGATGACAGGTCTCTTATTATAGCTTTGCCGCAGTAGCTTCACTTCCGTCTTCGACTTGGCACCCCCTTCTATCTTTGTGTAATGCAAGATGAATATGTATACTTCATCTTTATGATATGTACTAAATAAACCCAGTTCTAATTGTTTTCGCTTTATAGAAGAATCGATCAACAAAGGTCTGACTGTTTGTTCTTGCTTATGTTGTCCCAATGAGCATGTATAGCCAACAGAGATGCTTCGTATTGTTTCGATGTTTTGAATTCTTGGCTTCGAGCTAAGAGATATCGTCGACCATTTTACTAACATATTAGACTTCAGACAGTTTCACCTTGCATTGACAGGCTCAAGTTGATTGAGGCCTTCGTGAGAACTCTGAGGGGGTTGTTCACACCACCACAGGTCTATTGGATCACCATCCATGTTCGCATATTAATTGAGAAGACTGTTTATGCTGATCAGACGCTACCGATGGGACTTCATTCCTGAGAGTCGATATCGCATAATTTACCGCCTTCGCTCAATGATCCAGAAGCTTATGTCATATTGGTCATATCCACAGGCACGTTAAGTAAGTCTCAGTAAGCCATGCTCTAAGTGACGTTAGGTATTATCAATGACCACACTAGCTCAACATCTGCCGGCTTCGCATGAACAGATTATCGTGGTCAATCAATATGTGCCAATGTGTTCCGTCTGTTGGCTTGATATTGGCTATCACGATGGTGCTTTAGACTCATGGTTACCCTAAACTGAATAATTTGACTAACACGCGAGTTCAATGCTGTTTCGATAAGGCTAATAAGCCTGTAAAATCGTAGCCAATGGCTAAGACTTCGTTTCCCTGTACAATCGAGAATATCATGTGCGAGACCCAGCACAAAGAGATCCACTGTTATTATATCAGCACACTGCAGATGCATAATAGCTAGGTCAAGTCTTTGAAGCTGCTATCATGGTCTAAGGTATATAAAACCTCCTCGTATCCATCAGTAGTTGATACATAGATGGTAGAGTTACGGCGGGGAAAGTAAGAGAACTCAGCGATCGAGACGATTTTCAATATCAACTCTCTTTAAAAAGGCCAAGATCGTCAAAGTCCCGGCTTTCTCAGGAGCGGTTCAGTGGATCCATCTCCCATTTGCCCCGCCATTAGGCTAACAACGTCATTCAACCATACGAGCATCACAAGACAAAAGGTATAACAATTGAAAGGAACAATCGTGCGTTATCCTTTCAACTGCAGAAATGGGAGACCACACAGAGAAACACATACATTTTGAGGATGGGCGCAATCGTGAATACGATGGGAGTTCTGACGAGGACTGCAAGGCAGTAGAGGTTCGTCCATACTGTCGCCAATACCAGATGACAACCAAGAATGGTGCGACTGATCTAATTGCCTATACAGGTCGTCTTCGATCCCGGAAACCCCTATCGTCGCAAAAGCTCAATGGTTGCCTCAGAGATCAAAGCGCCTGTGATGCGACATCCTTCGCGACGTGACGAGTGCCTTGTCCACCAGTTTCTCGACAGTCAGCGACGCGCAAAAGATGCTGCCAGCTCAGCCAGCGAGCCAGAGTCGGAACACTCCA
This genomic stretch from Fusarium oxysporum f. sp. lycopersici 4287 chromosome 5, whole genome shotgun sequence harbors:
- a CDS encoding dolichyldiphosphatase (At least one base has a quality score < 10), translating into MDDSSTPLASLSVTHVYYDPNDHVSLACAYLALLPQALCVVYATLVLFTREVEVALMFLGQLACEVLNFALKRLIKEERPRRIHGKGYGMPSSHAQFVAFWSVSLALFLLVRHKPPRVHQVRAESGLHRPWSVLERVAVSVAGAAIAAATAWSRVYLNYHTPKQVVVGSVAGVISALGWFLIVAARRLLARAFQS
- a CDS encoding hypothetical protein (At least one base has a quality score < 10), which encodes MDNDPTMDSTGFQFQANSTSKWDNELKFAAAGSVRTSIIVLSVFNVIVAFAVTISILLRSWRTLKQVEPIWDFKSSWLRLVKGRDVYPFVLSLGIVVQGIVYATAQAKGLESLMILGCATISRMMLLAFFIVPFIQMLFGLELTIRITRPSIFPFRGKFNTLACLVTIGTLLLIVFSITFAVLPSEFCFASLISFLHRYDAGCFGVLLTVILIVLIECGVICFKLHTGARMRIAERDEASRMVYHMIIAVISYTLQITFFYNTAFRDTGAADETSMTLNMIGTVVMNMSGLLLGCLYLFLRSSRSPTGCSDDDIEASQGFRKWGDDQDQEPPTPGSAMLQPLDLPKLVRKAESKEDLTLDDRVEDKVFGARKDFLNRGLKPLRLGSMRNSGGLPTVPKPVRTSSKESIKNFKRSMYSIFPKAEPPKSPILLPTTTYKDSTPKKTPALQNLADELLAPPALRLPDKRFRSSGASMLSTATVQIGLRLSNIGDMRPAKPELKLDTNTNQVHNLDCPNSTVRIFPRKTSPLGHCHRRCPRREH